One genomic region from Anolis sagrei isolate rAnoSag1 chromosome 7, rAnoSag1.mat, whole genome shotgun sequence encodes:
- the CKAP2L gene encoding cytoskeleton-associated protein 2-like: MSAWPGSLRFGGSDRERGKGRPRPGRDCSAEEDAAAADRRRRLEAFLAQKGRPRPAGGRPYLKDRTNGQALAPSRPSSMARTERRKASPGQHKEATVKKVVPRAPHPTATTKHPTARSRFPQEPPLRSKKAPTQSHPEKPLRNDHSQRRQKAKDGKENAGVGVTTVWPTQKRAISGPVFGNQGSSCNTFKQPALLGGRGALSVRSNSALPLKEHQTPRCPSALPGKRPPTDPRPTPARSHSAATRSGAQRKQGSFRQRPRTPNPKHRPTTSAGHTAPACGGLQSSRRRTSKPRQPDVGPGQELKTPSAQDRRKLLEDWLVSRGKRYKRPPMRPTVPKPPKAKSSLNLSFWGPLEEEEEKKKKEEEERKEQQYLANKFVHTLAECQKLAEEGLPAEQILATLTRIPQVEKFAQFWVCKATLEARKGTLDVTGLYEAALSAGATPLQELQDAIAGILKHVSVPSRASPVPEEEEENADPLQSPPQSPSWAKPCSAIKLQVLSLPRSSKRLPRPEVRLLTPVRRSLRIEGATASYPQMLRDHDPVVSSLDEIVAAEHGSQFLFRSNAALPGVVGVSDFVAERATWGHGGTPAVNKALFPC; this comes from the exons ATGTCTGCCTGGCCTGGGAGCCTCCGCTTCGGAGGGAGCgacagagaaagagggaaaggaaggccaAGGCCGGGGCGGGACTGCTCTGCGGAGGAGGATGCCGCCGCAG CGGATCGGAGGCGGCGCCTGGAGGCGTTCCTGGCCCAGAAAGGGAGGCCCAGGCCGGCGGGAGGCAG GCCCTACTTGAAGGACAGGACCAATGGGCAGGCCTTGGCTCCCTCCAGACCAAGCTCA ATGGCCAGGACGGAGCGGAGGAAGGCCAGTCCAGGTCAACATAAGGAAGCCACTGTCAAGAAAGTAGTGCCCAGAGCACCCCACCCCACTGCGACAACAAAGCACCCGACAGCAAGGTCCCGCTTTCCCCAGGAGCCCCCACTTCGCTCAAAAAAGGCCCCCACCCAAAGCCACCCTGAGAAGCCACTCAGGAATGACCACAGCCAAAGAAGGCAGAAGGCAAAAGATGGGAAAGAGAACGCTGGCGTCGGAGTGACCACAGTCTGGCCGACTCAGAAAAGAGCAATTTCCGGACCGGTGTTTGGAAACCAAGGCTCTAGTTGCAATACATTCAAGCAACCTGCCCTTTTGGGGGGTAGGGGGGCTCTCTCTGTGAGGAGCAACTCAGCACTTCCTCTAAAGGAGCACCAGACTCCTCGCTGTCCCTCGGCCCTTCCAGGCAAGAGGCCCCCCACTGATCCAAGGCCCACTCCCGCAAGGAGCCATTCAGCTGCAACCAGAAGCGGAGCCCAGAGGAAGCAAGGCAGCTTCCGGCAACGGCCAAGGACCCCCAACCCAAAGCATAGACCCACGACTTCTGCAGGTCACACAGCGCCTGCCTGTGGGGGGCTCCAAAGCAGCAGGAGAAGGACCTCCAAACCCAGGCAGCCAGATGTGGGTCCAGGCCAAGAACTCAAGACCCCTTCTGCTCAGGACCGGAG GAAGCTGCTGGAGGACTGGCTGGTGTCCCGAGGAAAACGTTACAAGAGGCCCCCCATGCGCCCCACTGTCCCAAAACCTCCAAAGGCAAAGTCCAGCCTGAATCTCTCCTTCTGGGGccccttggaggaggaggaagagaagaagaagaaggaagaggaagagaggaaagagcagCAGTACCTGGCCAACAAGTTTGTGCACACCTTGGCAGAGTGCCAGAAACTGGCAGAAGAG gGTCTCCCTGCTGAGCAGATCCTTGCGACGCTGACCCGCATCCCGCAAGTGGAGAAGTTTGCCCAGTTCTGGGTCTGCAAAGCCACACTGGAGGCACGAAAGGGCACCTTGGACGTGACGGGGCTCTACGAAGCAGCCCTCTCTGCCGGGGCCACG CCACTGCAGGAGCTGCAGGACGCCATCGCGGGTATTTTGAAGCATGTCAGTGTGCCATCCAGGG CTAGCCCTGtcccagaggaggaagaggagaatgcGGACCCTCTTCAGAGCCCACCGCAAAGTCCATCATGGGCTAAGCCCTGCTCGGCCATCAAGCTCCAGGTTCTTTCCCTGCCCAG GTCCAGCAAGCGACTCCCCCGACCAGAGGTGAGGCTCCTGACCCCTGTGCGGCGCTCCCTGCGCATTGAGGGTGCCACCGCTTCCTACCCACAGATGCTGAGGGACCACGACCCCGTTGTCTCTTCCCTAGATGAAATTGTGGCTGCAGAACATGGGAGCCAGTTCCTCTTCCGCAGCAACGCAGCTCTGCCCGGAGTGGTGGGAGTGTCTGACTTTGTGGCTGAGCGGGCCACCTGGGGACACGGTGGCACCCCGGCCGTGAATAAAGCATTGTTTCCATGTTGA